A window from Canis aureus isolate CA01 chromosome 23, VMU_Caureus_v.1.0, whole genome shotgun sequence encodes these proteins:
- the LOC144295395 gene encoding olfactory receptor 52A1 → MSISNITIFMPSMLTLIGIPGLESVQCWIGIPFCAMYLIAMIGNSLLLFIIKSERRLHEPMYIFVGLLGVTDIALATTIMPKMLGIFWFHVPQIYFDSCLLQMGLIHMFQGIESGILLAMALDRYVAICYPLRHSGIFTHQLVAQIGAIITLRAAILVAPGLVLIKCKFQFYHTTTISHSYCEHMAIVKLAAENVRVNKIYGLFVAFAVAGFDLTFITLSYIQIFFTVFRLPQKEARLKAFNTCIAHICVFLQFYLLAFFSFFTHRFGAHVPPYIHILFSSLYLLVPPFLNPLVYGAKTKQIRIHVVKMFCS, encoded by the coding sequence ATGTCCATCTCCAACATTACAATCTTCATGCCTTCTATGTTGACACTAATAGGGATCCCAGGCCTAGAGTCTGTGCAGTGCTGGATTGGGATTCCATTCTGTGCCATGTATCTCATTGCTATGATTGGAAATTCCTTGCTTCTGTTCATCATTAAATCTGAGCGCAGACTTCACGAGCCCATGTATATTTTTGTAGGCTTGCTAGGAGTCACAGATATTGCACTTGCTACCACCATTATGCCCAAGATGCTTGGCATATTCTGGTTTCATGTGCCACAGATTTACTTTGATTCCTGTTTGCTTCAAATGGGGCTCATCCATATGTTTCAGGGGATAGAGTCAGGCATCCTCCTGGCCATGGCCCTGGACCGTTATGTGGCCATCTGTTATCCACTCAGACACAGTGGCATCTTCACCCATCAGCTGGTGGCCCAAATAGGGGCTATTATAACACTCAGGGCTGCCATTCTAGTGGCCCCAGGCCTAGTACTGATAAAGTGCAAGTTTCAATTTTATCATACAACCACCATCTCCCACTCCTACTGTGAGCATATGGCCATTGTGAAACTAGCTGCAGAAAATGTGCGGGTCAACAAAATCTATGGCTTGTTTGTGGCATTCGCTGTTGCAGGGTTCGACCTCACCTTCATCACTTTGTCCTACATACAGATCTTCTTCACGGTTTTTCGTTTGCCCCAGAAGGAGGCCCGCTTGAAAGCATTCAATACCTGCATCGCCCACATCTGTGTCTTCCTCCAGTTCTACCTCCtcgccttcttctccttcttcacaCATAGGTTTGGTGCTCATGTCCCTCCTTATATCCACATCCTCTTTTCTAGCCTCTACTTGCTGGTCCCCCCATTTCTTAATCCACTTGTCTATGGTGCCAAGACCAAGCAGATCCGCATTCACGTGGTAAAGATGTTCTGTTCCTAA
- the LOC144295396 gene encoding olfactory receptor 52P1-like has translation MADNATHSYISSFFLVGIPGLQAFHCWIGIPVCLLFALALLGNSVIIITIKIEPSLHLPVYFFLCMLAVNDMALVSSTAPKMLGIFWLDAHKFDFSICLAQMYFIHTFCIIESALLVAMAFDRYVAICIPLRYTTILTTPMVTKMGLAGVIRATFMVLPCPLLIKRLPYYTKYVINHAYCEHMAVVKLASANTLINRAYGISVALSVMVLDLGLIATSYIKILQAVFRLSSQNARSKALGTCAAHVCTLLGFYTPALFSFLTHRIGKKVPSSIHIIFASLYLLVPPTVNPLVYGVKTKQIRDRVVSLFLSNKIISGN, from the coding sequence ATGGCAGACAATGCTACACATAGCTACATCTCATCTTTTTTCCTGGTTGGTATTCCTGGTTTGCAAGCTTTTCACTGCTGGATTGGCATCCCTGTCTGCCTCCTGTTTGCCCTGGCCCTGCTGGGGAACAGTgtaatcatcatcaccatcaaaaTAGAACCCAGCCTCCACCTGCCtgtgtatttcttcctttgtatGCTGGCAGTGAATGACATGGCTCTTGTCTCTTCCACAGCCCCCAAGATGCTGGGTATCTTCTGGTTGGATGCTCACAAGTTTGACTTTAGTATCTGTCTAGCACAAATGTATTTTATCCACACATTCTGCATAATTGAGTCAGCCCTCTTGGTTGCCATGGCCTTCGACCGGTATGTAGCTATTTGTATCCCACTGCGTTATACAACCATCTTGACAACACCAATGGTCACTAAAATGGGTCTAGCTGGTGTGATCCGAGCTACCTTTatggttttgccctgtcctcttCTTATTAAAAGGCTACCATATTACACTAAATATGTTATCAATCATGCCTACTGTGAGCACATGGCTGTGGTGAAGTTGGCCAGTGCCAACACCCTCATTAACAGAGCATATGGAATCTCTGTGGCCCTTTCAGTGATGGTGTTGGACCTAGGGCTCATCGCCACATCCTATATCAAGATCCTTCAGGCAGTCTTCCGGCTATCTTCTCAGAATGCCCGCTCTAAAGCTCTGGGCACCTGTGCTGCCCATGTCTGCACTCTACTTGGATTCTACACACCTGCACTATTTAGTTTCCTAACTCACCGTATTGGCAAGAAGGTACCTTCAAGCATTCATATAATCTTTgcaagtttgtatcttttggtgCCTCCCACAGTCAATCCCCTGGTGTATGGTGTCAAGACCAAACAGATTCGTGACCGTGTGGTCAGTCTCTTCCTCTCAAACAAGATTATTTCTGGAAACTAA
- the LOC144295397 gene encoding olfactory receptor 52A5-like, with product MSKLNGTIFMPPVLTLIGIPGLESVQFWIGIPFCAMYIIALFGNSLLLVIIKSERSLHEPMYLFLAMLGVTDIALSTCILPKMLGIFWFHLPDIYFDACLFQMWLIHTFQSIESGILLAMALDRYVAICDPLRHASIFTHKLLTQIGVGVTLRAALLVAPCLILIKCRLKHFRTTVVSHSYCEHMAIVKLAAEDIRVNKIYGLFVAFTILGFDIIFITLSYILIFITVFNLPQREARLKAFNTCIAHICVFLEFYLLGFFSFFTHRFGFHIPPYIHILLSNLYLLVPPLLNPIVYGVKTKQIRDRVSKVFHSKDSS from the coding sequence ATGTCCAAGCTCAATGGCACAATCTTCATGCCCCCGGTGCTGACACTGATTGGGATCCCCGGCTTGGAGTCTGTGCAGTTCTGGATTGGAATTCCTTTCTGTGCCATGTACATCATCGCTCTGTTTGGGAATTCCCTGCTCCTGGTCATCATCAAATCAGAACGCAGCCTCCATGAGCCCATGTATCTCTTCCTGGCAATGCTAGGAGTCACAGACATTGCTCTCAGCACCTGCATCCTACCAAAAATGCTAGGCATCTTCTGGTTTCATCTGCCTGACATATACTTTGATGCCTGTCTCTTTCAGATGTGGCTTATCCACACCTTCCAATCCATTGAATCAGGAATTCTGCTGGCCATGGCCCTGGACCGCTACGTGGCCATCTGTGATCCCCTGAGACACGCATCCATCTTTACACACAAACTTCTCACTCAGATTGGAGTGGGAGTGACACTCAGAGCAGCCCTCCTTGTAGCTCCATGTCTCATCCTCATCAAATGTCGGCTGAAACACTTCCGGACCACTGTGGTCTCCCATTCATACTGTGAGCACATGGCCATTGTGAAGTTGGCAGCAGAAGACATTCGAGTCAACAAGATCTATGGTCTCTTTGTGGCCTTCACTATACTTGGATTTGACATAATCTTCATCACCCTCTCCTACATCCTAATATTTATAACTGTCTTCAATCTGCCTCAGAGGGAAGCTAGGCTCAAAGCCTTCAACACCTGCATTGCCCATATTTGTGTCTTCCTTGAGTTTTATCTCCttggtttcttctccttctttacaCACAGGTTTGGGTTCCATATTCCACCCTACATTCATATTCTTCTGTCCAACCTTTACCTGCTTGTCCCTCCTTTGCTCAATCCTATAGTGTATGGGGTGAAGACCAAACAGATTCGAGATCGAGTGTCCAAGGTTTTCCACTCTAAAGATTCATCTTGA